One Nicotiana sylvestris chromosome 12, ASM39365v2, whole genome shotgun sequence genomic window carries:
- the LOC104232890 gene encoding uncharacterized protein, whose amino-acid sequence MISAFRNTCTVFSHYVLNPKPYFPLLLISTQNFSVPSSTFTSSNKARCCSTFLANSMEAGDLSNPSSEKLEKQFEDFRHHLEESGNLRERIRAVATEIESVTRVIYASLLLVHQSRPVAEVLEKAKAQIGELKELYSRLSEIVRECPGQYFRYHGDWKSETQTVVSLIAFMHWLETGTLVLHNEVEEKLGLTPTEFGLDVEDYLIGICFMSNELPRYVVNQVTAGDYDCPRKVLKFLTDLHAAFRMLNLRNDFLRKKFDGMKYDLRKVEEVFYDVKIRGLAANGESA is encoded by the exons ATGATATCGGCATTTCGAAACACTTGTACTGTATTCTCTCACTAcgtgttaaaccctaaaccctactTCCCTCTCCTTCTCATTTCCACCCAAAATTTCTCCGTTCCCAGTTCCACCTTCACATCTTCTAATAAAGCTCGTTGTTGCTCTACATTTCTTGCTAATTCAATGGAGGCTGGTGATTTGTCCAATCCTTCGTCGGAGAAATTGGAGAAACAGTTCGAGGACTTTCGGCATCATTTAGAGGAGTCCGGGAATTTACGGGAGCGAATAAGAGCAGTGGCGACGGAGATTGAGTCGGTTACTCGGGTTATATATGCTAGCCTCCTTCTCGTTCATCAGTCTCGCCCTGTTGCtg AGGTTCTAGAGAAGGCTAAGGCTCAGATCGGAGAGCTGAAGGAACTTTACAGTCGGCTTTCGGAAATCGTACGTGAATGTCCTGGTCAGTATTTCCG GTATCACGGTGATTGGAAGAGTGAAACACAAACTGTGGTCTCGTTGATTGCTTTTATGCATTGGTTAGAGACGGGGACTCTTGTTCTGCACAATGAAGTCGAGGAGAAACTTGGCT TGACACCAACAGAATTTGGACTTGATGTTGAAGACTATCTTATTG GTATCTGTTTTATGTCAAATGAGTTG CCTAGATATGTGGTGAACCAAGTGACAGCTGGGGACTATGATTGCCCGCGTAAGGTTTTGAAGTTCTTGACAGATCTCCATGCAGCATTTCGCATGCTTAATCTCAGAAATGATTTCTTGCGCAAAAAGTTTGATG GAATGAAATATGACCTTAGGAAAGTTGAAGAAGTTTTCTATGATGTAAAAATCAGAGGCTTGGCTGCCAATGGAGAGTCAGCTTGA